One stretch of Nitrospirota bacterium DNA includes these proteins:
- a CDS encoding oligosaccharide flippase family protein, giving the protein MERAKRRDKIASSASRVSRNTLINFAAKVSELAAGLVTIPLATRYLGLELFGEYAFLSAVSLVLGPTIAMGSLRILIRDMSVEKEKCPLFLSSGLNLNWLMSIAVSLIAVIVIFYFNLTSKDAVICLYIALLGQILKSM; this is encoded by the coding sequence TTGGAAAGAGCAAAAAGGAGAGATAAAATCGCGAGTTCCGCTTCCCGGGTTTCAAGGAACACGCTGATTAATTTTGCGGCAAAGGTATCGGAATTAGCCGCCGGATTAGTTACGATTCCCCTTGCCACACGCTACCTCGGACTTGAACTTTTTGGAGAATATGCCTTTTTAAGCGCGGTCTCGTTAGTCTTGGGCCCCACAATAGCAATGGGTTCTTTGAGAATCCTGATAAGGGATATGTCCGTTGAAAAGGAAAAGTGTCCGCTTTTTCTTTCCTCCGGCTTAAATCTTAACTGGTTAATGAGCATTGCCGTATCGCTTATTGCCGTAATTGTCATTTTCTATTTTAATCTAACTTCAAAGGATGCGGTTATCTGCCTTTACATAGCGCTGCTGGGACAAATTCTGAAGTCAATGAA